A single region of the Alosa alosa isolate M-15738 ecotype Scorff River chromosome 6, AALO_Geno_1.1, whole genome shotgun sequence genome encodes:
- the LOC125296669 gene encoding glial fibrillary acidic protein produces the protein MMGSEPSARASYIEKVRFLEQQNKMLVVELNQLRGKEPSRLGDIYQEELRELRRQVDGLGAGKARLEIERDNLAADVATLKQRLQDESALRQEAENNLNTFRQDVDEAAMNRVQLERKIDALQDEINFLKKIHEEELRELQEQQQAQQIHVDVDMSKPDLTAALRDIRVQYEAMANSNMHETEEWYRSKFADLTDAANRNTEALRQAKQEANEYRRQVQVMTCDLEALRGTNESLERQLHDMEDRFAMETAGYQESIARLEDDIHSLKEEMARHLQEYQDLLNVKLALDIEIATYRKLLEGEESRITVPVQSFANLQFRDTPMDTKFSPEAHVKRSIVVRTVETRDGEIIKESTTERKELP, from the exons ATGATGGGCTCTGAACCATCAGCTCGGGCCAGCTACATCGAGAAGGTGCGCTTCCTGGAGCAGCAGAACAAGATGCTGGTGGTGGAGCTCAACCAGCTGCGTGGGAAGGAGCCCAGCCGCCTGGGCGACATCTACCAGGAGGAGCTGCGCGAGCTCCGCCGCCAGGTGGACGGCCTGGGCGCCGGCAAGGCCCGGCTGGAGATCGAGAGGGACAACCTGGCCGCCGACGTGGCCACCCTCAAGCAGAG GCTGCAGGATGAGAGTGCTCTGCGGCAGGAGGCCGAGAACAACCTCAATACCTTCAGACAG gATGTGGATGAGGCAGCGATGAACAGGGTGCAGCTGGAGAGGAAGATTGATGCTCTGCAGGATGAGATCAACTTCCTCAAGAAGATCCATGAGGAG gAGTTGCGTGAGCttcaggagcagcagcaggcccagcagattcatgtggatgtggacaTGTCCAAACCCGACCTGACAGCTGCGCTGAGGGACATCAGAGTCCAGTACGAGGCCATGGCTAACTCCAACATGCACGAGACCGAGGAGTGGTACCGCTCTAAG TTTGCTGATCTGACTGATGCAGCCAATCGCAACACAGAAGCTCTGAGACAGGCCAAACAGGAGGCCAATGAGTACCGCCGACAAGTACAGGTGATGACCTGTGACCTGGAAGCTCTTCGTGGTACT AATGAATCTCTGGAAAGGCAGCTGCACGACATGGAGGATCGCTTCGCCATGGAGACCGCTGGTTACCAGGAGAGCATTGCACGCCTGGAGGACGATATCCACAGCCTGAAGGAGGAGATGGCCAGGCACCTGCAAGAGTACCAGGACCTCCTCAACGTCAAGTTGGCCCTGGACATCGAGATCGCCACCTACAGGAAGCTACTGGAGGGCGAGGAGAGCAG AATCACTGTTCCTGTGCAGAGCTTCGCCAATCTCCAATTCAGAG ACACTCCCATGGACACCAAGTTCTCCCCAGAGGCTCACGTGAAGAGAAGCATCGTGGTGCGGACCGTGGAGACTCGCGATGGGGAG ATAATAAAGGAGTCGACCACTGAGCGGAAGGAACTGCCCTAA